A stretch of the Saccharolobus caldissimus genome encodes the following:
- a CDS encoding XdhC family protein has product MKVVIFASSKEAEMEEPVFCDRDTVNVDASKCVGRSLGIAPFIAKYLKDLGFHVTVVDPFAEDNYYEADEVIRGTTFQVPDEVVKDSYVIVATRHVYDTWAIMKSILGGAKEIAVVMSLKRAQIILKRLMQAGIDKEKLKALRLPAGLDIGAKSEKEIALSIVAELFTVIRGGTGLPLREVKGLEKLVDKIE; this is encoded by the coding sequence ATGAAAGTCGTAATATTTGCCTCAAGTAAGGAAGCTGAGATGGAAGAACCGGTATTTTGTGATAGGGATACCGTAAATGTTGACGCGAGCAAATGTGTGGGAAGAAGTTTGGGAATAGCCCCTTTTATAGCTAAATACTTAAAGGATTTAGGGTTTCACGTAACTGTAGTGGATCCCTTTGCAGAGGATAATTATTACGAGGCTGATGAGGTAATAAGGGGTACTACTTTTCAAGTCCCAGATGAGGTAGTTAAGGACAGTTACGTAATAGTGGCAACTAGACATGTATACGATACATGGGCTATAATGAAGTCCATATTGGGAGGGGCTAAAGAGATAGCAGTAGTAATGAGTTTAAAGAGGGCGCAAATTATACTTAAGAGATTAATGCAGGCGGGTATAGATAAAGAAAAACTTAAGGCGTTAAGGTTGCCTGCTGGCTTAGATATAGGGGCTAAGAGCGAGAAAGAGATAGCCCTTTCCATAGTAGCTGAACTGTTTACAGTAATAAGAGGGGGAACGGGTTTACCTTTAAGGGAAGTTAAGGGCTTAGAGAAGTTAGTAGATAAAATTGAGTAA
- a CDS encoding vitamin K epoxide reductase family protein yields the protein MSRINRYDILLFSIVTIGTILSVYLLVETLTLKVPNYCEISSMVNCRAVEFSPYSRVFGIPDALLGVLWFIGIGVLWILRFKDLIMYLWIVGIAFVGYFIFAEIVIIKSICIYCTLVHLLAILLAIPIFIDKCNISR from the coding sequence ATGAGTAGAATTAATAGATACGATATTTTATTATTTAGTATTGTAACAATAGGTACGATATTATCTGTGTACTTATTAGTAGAAACACTTACATTAAAAGTACCTAATTATTGTGAGATTTCAAGTATGGTAAATTGTAGAGCAGTAGAATTTAGCCCTTATTCGCGAGTGTTCGGAATACCAGATGCTTTACTGGGAGTCTTATGGTTTATAGGTATAGGAGTTTTGTGGATTTTAAGGTTTAAGGATTTGATTATGTATTTATGGATTGTGGGAATTGCATTTGTGGGATATTTCATTTTTGCCGAAATCGTTATAATAAAATCAATTTGCATATATTGTACCTTAGTTCACCTGTTAGCGATTTTGCTCGCAATACCGATTTTTATTGATAAATGTAATATCTCTAGATAG
- a CDS encoding carboxymuconolactone decarboxylase family protein, which yields MGSLFDKNPELRRIYEKGLEVRKKVMGEEYVNKALSEATEFDRELQEMITIFAWGMIWTRDEVMPRKIRSLINIGILAALNRGNELKLHVKGAIRNGCTEEEIKEVLIQVGAYCGLPAAMEAFKIAKEAIREVKEEMSKEGKR from the coding sequence ATGGGAAGTCTATTCGATAAAAACCCAGAGTTAAGGAGAATTTATGAAAAAGGTTTAGAGGTAAGGAAGAAAGTAATGGGTGAAGAATACGTAAATAAAGCCTTAAGTGAGGCTACGGAATTCGATAGAGAGTTGCAAGAGATGATTACAATTTTCGCCTGGGGTATGATATGGACTAGGGATGAGGTGATGCCGAGAAAAATAAGAAGCTTAATAAATATAGGGATATTAGCAGCTTTAAATAGAGGAAACGAATTAAAATTACACGTTAAAGGTGCAATAAGGAACGGATGTACAGAAGAGGAGATAAAGGAAGTACTGATCCAGGTTGGAGCTTATTGTGGTTTGCCAGCAGCAATGGAGGCTTTTAAGATCGCTAAAGAGGCTATAAGGGAGGTAAAGGAGGAGATGTCTAAAGAGGGAAAGAGATAA
- a CDS encoding APC family permease: protein MQEKVTEKKSGKEKLTFKDLFFISFGGQAPFISLLTFGTVMIVYAGHAASFAMLIATFVVLFNGLVIYFLTKRFKRGGGYYVYAFYSLTSRLGLNTGWNYLLYALAYGGTLLTGGAYVLYTILSTYLTGYLPPIFQYQWFYALIVCIIASSLVIAGIKVSAKYAMVMSLVEMIIIIILSLYFLYDSGWKFYNPIPSNITPTIIEAAVFGLGIPTGYGSIAPLGYEAESKNIGKAAIAVLLFGGLLSTFFFYTLGALGFTGNLVDYLLLKFGLIGTLIITFIALNDGTLGGMTYILANSRTIRAMAEDKILPSFLSKVRKEKPIYAEILVSCIFTAVITLMTYMLGLFVTFSVLGALAGLNNLFVHISANSSLVRVASKRAKKHIHEIIVGIMATLISLGVFFYSLPTFEKYIVYVFFGWIILGFIYAEGLEIIKASGNE from the coding sequence ATGCAGGAGAAAGTTACTGAAAAGAAATCTGGCAAGGAGAAGCTTACCTTTAAGGACTTATTCTTTATATCCTTTGGCGGACAGGCCCCCTTTATCTCCTTATTAACTTTCGGTACTGTAATGATAGTTTACGCCGGTCATGCAGCGTCTTTTGCCATGCTTATAGCTACCTTTGTAGTCCTATTTAACGGGCTTGTAATTTACTTTCTTACAAAGAGGTTTAAAAGGGGTGGAGGTTATTACGTTTACGCTTTTTACTCTCTTACATCTAGGTTAGGTTTAAATACTGGGTGGAATTACCTACTTTACGCCCTAGCTTACGGCGGTACTTTATTAACTGGCGGAGCTTACGTATTATATACAATATTAAGCACATATTTAACGGGTTATTTACCACCAATTTTTCAATATCAATGGTTCTACGCGTTAATAGTCTGTATTATTGCTTCAAGTCTAGTTATAGCTGGGATTAAGGTATCAGCTAAATACGCTATGGTAATGTCTTTAGTGGAAATGATTATCATTATCATCTTATCGTTGTACTTCCTTTACGATTCGGGATGGAAATTTTATAATCCCATCCCATCAAATATAACTCCTACAATTATAGAAGCTGCAGTATTTGGATTAGGTATTCCAACGGGTTATGGTTCCATTGCTCCTTTAGGATATGAGGCTGAGTCTAAAAACATAGGAAAAGCGGCAATAGCGGTTTTACTTTTCGGCGGTCTATTATCAACCTTTTTCTTTTACACTTTAGGAGCTTTGGGGTTTACGGGAAATCTAGTCGATTATCTTCTCCTCAAGTTCGGATTAATAGGGACTTTGATAATTACTTTTATAGCCCTCAATGACGGTACGTTGGGAGGAATGACGTATATACTAGCTAACTCTAGGACGATTAGAGCAATGGCTGAGGATAAAATCCTTCCCTCATTTCTCTCTAAAGTAAGAAAGGAGAAGCCAATATATGCTGAGATCCTAGTTTCTTGTATTTTCACAGCAGTGATTACGTTAATGACCTACATGTTAGGCTTATTCGTCACCTTTAGTGTATTAGGTGCCTTAGCAGGTCTTAATAACTTATTCGTGCACATATCAGCAAATTCTTCTTTAGTTAGAGTAGCGTCGAAGAGAGCAAAAAAACACATTCATGAAATAATAGTAGGAATTATGGCAACTTTGATTAGCCTTGGAGTGTTCTTTTACTCCTTACCTACTTTCGAGAAATATATTGTTTACGTCTTCTTCGGCTGGATAATATTGGGTTTCATCTACGCTGAAGGTCTGGAGATAATTAAAGCGTCAGGCAACGAATGA
- a CDS encoding M20 family metallopeptidase: protein MENVVKILSELVSFETYNPPGKDYDKIAYYLRDLFESIGFSVELIEIPEEYLDRNYIYSPRHKGNKRIIVLAKNDEEPLVHFNAHYDVVPAGNGWSTDPYKLKLVDDKAYGRGVSDMKGGIASMYLALSEAKRPVEISLVPDEESGGIGTKYLTEVRKIRAKYVIIGEPSFPNIYIGHLGIIRGIIRVIGKQVHASKAKEGENAFINAAKLALEIQKIYGVKELSLNLGGYTINSSDNDGVVPGEFAFSFYRSTLPDEKNVEDEIRSIVSKAANNVNVKYEMEVKSYVPGSITPENSKLVKVAEECVHRVINVLPEKIIAQIRYDGVFFRPFAEVINIGPGDNAHIPNESVSVSNIVKTSRIYGCIISTLFLKD, encoded by the coding sequence ATGGAAAACGTAGTTAAGATATTGTCGGAATTGGTATCTTTTGAAACTTATAACCCTCCTGGAAAAGATTACGATAAAATAGCTTACTATCTAAGGGATCTGTTTGAAAGTATAGGTTTTTCTGTTGAGTTAATTGAAATACCAGAGGAATATTTGGATAGAAATTATATTTATTCTCCAAGACATAAAGGAAATAAAAGAATAATAGTTTTAGCCAAAAACGATGAAGAACCTTTAGTTCACTTCAATGCTCATTACGATGTTGTGCCCGCAGGTAATGGATGGTCAACAGATCCCTATAAATTGAAATTAGTAGACGATAAGGCTTATGGAAGAGGAGTATCAGACATGAAGGGAGGAATAGCTAGCATGTACTTAGCCTTAAGTGAGGCTAAAAGACCGGTGGAAATTTCATTGGTTCCAGATGAGGAGAGTGGGGGTATAGGTACCAAATATTTAACTGAAGTGAGGAAAATAAGGGCTAAATACGTAATCATAGGTGAGCCTAGCTTCCCTAATATATACATAGGACATTTGGGAATAATAAGGGGTATTATTAGGGTTATTGGGAAACAAGTTCACGCAAGTAAGGCTAAGGAAGGAGAAAACGCTTTCATAAACGCAGCTAAATTAGCTTTAGAAATACAAAAAATTTATGGTGTTAAGGAATTATCGTTAAATCTAGGCGGATATACTATCAACTCCTCAGATAATGATGGCGTAGTTCCGGGAGAATTTGCTTTCAGTTTCTACAGAAGTACTTTACCGGATGAGAAAAACGTTGAGGATGAAATCAGAAGTATAGTAAGTAAGGCTGCAAATAACGTAAATGTAAAATACGAAATGGAGGTTAAGTCTTATGTTCCCGGATCAATTACCCCTGAGAATTCTAAGTTAGTAAAAGTAGCTGAGGAATGTGTACATAGGGTTATAAACGTGTTACCGGAGAAGATAATAGCGCAAATTAGATATGACGGAGTTTTCTTCAGACCTTTCGCTGAGGTCATAAATATAGGACCAGGGGATAACGCACACATACCTAACGAGAGTGTAAGTGTAAGTAACATAGTTAAAACTAGTAGGATATATGGTTGTATTATCTCTACGTTATTTCTAAAGGACTGA
- a CDS encoding aldo/keto reductase, translated as MERKTLGWTGEKISPLILGSWEYGTISIIDEANAVKIIRKAIEMGINAIDTAESYGNGLSEIVIGKAIKQFKREEVFIITKVSIDHLRYDDVLRAAEGSLKRLETNYIDLYLVHWPNHYVPIRETAKAMERLFNEGKIRYIGLSNFSLPLLREFREHLSKTDVAANELHYNLLFRDVEKEVLPYMQKENIPLLAYDSLGLGYLVGRKEVRNEYRWYVLAREAYIRSIESLVNEISLIAKELNKTPAQVVLNWLISKDNVFAIFNTTKEEHLKDNLGSIGWKLGDNELRRIDEAVKRVIIDYFVR; from the coding sequence ATGGAAAGAAAAACACTAGGCTGGACGGGAGAGAAAATCTCCCCTCTTATTTTAGGATCTTGGGAATACGGAACTATCTCGATAATAGACGAGGCTAATGCAGTGAAAATAATAAGAAAAGCTATCGAGATGGGGATAAACGCTATAGATACTGCCGAAAGTTACGGAAACGGCTTATCCGAAATCGTGATAGGTAAGGCAATAAAGCAATTTAAAAGGGAAGAAGTATTCATCATAACAAAAGTATCCATAGACCATTTAAGATACGATGATGTATTAAGGGCAGCTGAGGGCAGTTTAAAAAGGTTAGAGACAAATTACATAGATCTATACTTAGTTCACTGGCCTAACCATTACGTTCCAATAAGGGAAACCGCTAAGGCTATGGAGAGGCTCTTTAACGAAGGGAAAATTAGATACATAGGGTTAAGCAATTTCTCTCTACCATTGTTAAGAGAATTTAGAGAACACCTATCTAAAACTGATGTTGCAGCTAACGAATTACATTATAATTTACTCTTTAGAGACGTTGAAAAGGAGGTCTTACCTTACATGCAGAAAGAGAATATTCCCCTATTAGCTTACGATTCTTTAGGATTGGGATACCTTGTAGGCAGAAAGGAAGTTAGAAACGAGTATAGATGGTACGTTTTGGCAAGAGAAGCTTACATAAGGTCAATCGAATCCTTAGTAAATGAGATAAGCTTAATTGCTAAAGAGTTAAATAAAACTCCAGCTCAAGTAGTGTTAAATTGGCTTATCAGTAAGGATAATGTGTTTGCAATATTTAACACTACTAAAGAAGAGCATTTAAAGGATAACTTGGGGAGTATAGGCTGGAAATTAGGGGATAATGAGCTAAGGAGGATAGATGAGGCGGTAAAGAGAGTAATCATAGATTACTTTGTGAGATAA
- a CDS encoding DUF1177 domain-containing protein — protein MMLKSLIDAIEILESKDPLNLLRSELKGVEYEEKKIGEVTFIKVYYGSGGRERVEILGRLGAIQMQNTSKGLVSDADGAIVTLAVLLELLNLKEKGITLDIDVSFVTNISLNAKLIPHQPFNFMVPLIGLDEALKEEVDPKAGLILSIDSTKGNRLAKFDDFALTHVIKDGYILKLKDEVIDIYNRVTGHEVYLVSLTTGDLTPLDFNVYHISTLISPWLYTDSPVIGIATVSKQMIPGYVTGVQDIEMLEHASRFCLEMLKYVEGGGKVYDENELKELKEKLGESNLQRVKKWKT, from the coding sequence ATGATGCTTAAATCATTAATTGATGCAATAGAAATACTCGAATCTAAGGACCCATTAAATTTATTGAGAAGTGAATTAAAGGGTGTAGAATACGAAGAAAAGAAAATAGGAGAAGTAACTTTCATAAAAGTATATTACGGGAGTGGAGGAAGGGAAAGGGTTGAGATTTTAGGTAGATTAGGAGCGATTCAGATGCAAAACACAAGCAAAGGATTGGTTTCAGATGCAGATGGTGCGATAGTAACGTTAGCTGTGCTTTTAGAACTCTTAAACCTTAAGGAGAAGGGAATAACTTTAGATATAGACGTATCTTTCGTGACTAATATTTCCCTTAACGCTAAGTTAATTCCACATCAACCATTCAACTTTATGGTACCTCTTATAGGATTAGATGAGGCGTTAAAGGAGGAAGTAGACCCTAAGGCTGGTCTAATCCTTTCTATAGATTCAACTAAGGGAAATAGATTAGCTAAGTTTGACGACTTCGCTCTTACGCACGTAATTAAGGACGGTTACATATTGAAATTAAAAGATGAGGTAATAGACATCTATAATAGAGTAACTGGACATGAAGTGTATTTAGTTTCTTTAACTACTGGCGACCTAACTCCATTAGATTTCAACGTTTATCATATAAGTACTTTAATTTCCCCGTGGCTATATACGGATTCACCAGTAATCGGCATAGCTACAGTTTCCAAGCAGATGATTCCTGGTTACGTTACAGGGGTTCAGGATATAGAGATGTTAGAACACGCTTCTAGATTCTGCCTAGAAATGTTGAAATACGTTGAAGGTGGAGGTAAGGTCTACGACGAGAATGAGTTAAAAGAATTAAAGGAGAAGTTAGGCGAATCTAACTTACAAAGGGTAAAGAAATGGAAAACGTAG
- a CDS encoding ParA family protein has translation MKLRIGFIGIKGGVGKTTLALSTAFYLSRKYKVLYIDKDLLSLGSLILGFNGVGFHKALADNLDKGQYEKRINDNFTLFKVFSSPVNEIKLHEVVRNDKLTKAYLDVVNRNYDVIIVDYGRIFSINDPLVYDEYELFRIHFPEYIIAGIGITDAVLDDILSSVEYFENIRKKIGFKPLAFVINMVPQIDYVQKEIAEEVERLRQVLPCEVLTIPFMEEVMQYNNLKNKEEMQIIGKIIEKYLENHS, from the coding sequence ATGAAACTGAGAATAGGTTTTATAGGAATTAAAGGAGGCGTTGGGAAAACTACCTTAGCTTTATCCACTGCATTCTATTTATCGAGGAAGTATAAGGTACTCTACATAGATAAAGACTTACTATCCTTAGGTTCCCTGATTTTAGGATTTAACGGTGTCGGATTTCATAAAGCATTAGCTGATAATCTCGATAAAGGACAATACGAAAAGAGAATAAATGACAATTTCACGTTGTTTAAAGTCTTCAGTAGTCCAGTAAACGAGATCAAATTACATGAGGTTGTAAGAAACGATAAGTTAACTAAGGCATATTTGGATGTAGTAAATCGTAATTACGACGTTATTATTGTGGATTACGGTAGGATTTTCAGTATAAATGATCCTTTAGTATACGATGAATACGAGTTATTTAGGATACATTTTCCTGAGTATATAATTGCAGGCATTGGGATCACGGATGCGGTACTGGATGATATATTAAGTAGTGTTGAATATTTTGAAAATATAAGGAAGAAAATAGGTTTTAAACCACTTGCTTTTGTTATAAATATGGTTCCGCAAATAGACTATGTACAAAAAGAAATAGCTGAAGAAGTTGAAAGATTAAGACAAGTATTACCTTGTGAAGTTTTGACAATTCCCTTTATGGAGGAAGTAATGCAATATAACAATCTCAAAAATAAAGAAGAAATGCAGATTATAGGTAAAATCATAGAGAAATATTTGGAAAATCATAGTTAA
- a CDS encoding zinc ribbon domain-containing protein has product MGYPYNPPPGSQYPPPQNPYGQPNPYGYQPNPMMSIIACQQSVGLGGKSQMIPVNYPINLQYVVQQVQMYLMSQGFQVFPMVGQNMAVIQAQHNSLLGSLTDKNQSYTIRICQGQGFVVVETGIANLMQDLLTIAATAGGTYLVGDDLLHNKLLELLGGGATAYDAYNLYKDFAQEEQLMNTIMMIIMSAPPAYPQQGYYPQPYGQQPYAQPYGQPYPQQGYYPQQTPQQNIQPQQQPQLQKQNKKCWNCGAEVENDARFCPKCGASLNPIKCPNCGHMNSPGAKFCENCGYNLSQQNVQQKSST; this is encoded by the coding sequence ATGGGGTATCCATATAATCCTCCACCAGGATCACAGTATCCTCCACCGCAAAACCCTTACGGTCAGCCAAACCCTTATGGATATCAGCCAAACCCTATGATGAGTATTATAGCATGTCAACAGTCAGTAGGACTTGGAGGAAAATCGCAGATGATTCCAGTAAATTATCCTATAAATTTACAATACGTAGTTCAACAAGTTCAGATGTATTTAATGAGTCAAGGTTTTCAGGTTTTCCCAATGGTTGGACAAAACATGGCTGTAATTCAAGCTCAGCATAACAGTCTTTTAGGCTCGTTAACTGATAAGAATCAATCTTATACTATAAGAATTTGTCAAGGACAAGGATTTGTAGTAGTCGAAACTGGAATAGCAAATCTAATGCAGGACTTACTCACGATAGCTGCTACTGCAGGTGGAACTTATCTTGTCGGAGATGATCTTCTTCACAATAAGCTCTTAGAATTATTAGGCGGAGGTGCTACAGCTTACGATGCGTATAACTTGTATAAGGATTTCGCACAAGAAGAGCAGTTAATGAATACGATAATGATGATAATTATGAGTGCACCACCAGCTTATCCGCAGCAAGGATATTATCCACAGCCTTATGGGCAACAACCTTATGCTCAACCCTATGGACAACCTTATCCGCAGCAAGGATATTATCCACAACAAACTCCACAACAAAATATACAACCTCAACAGCAACCCCAATTACAAAAGCAGAATAAGAAGTGTTGGAATTGCGGTGCAGAAGTAGAAAATGATGCTAGATTCTGCCCTAAGTGCGGTGCCTCTTTAAATCCTATTAAATGCCCTAACTGTGGACATATGAACTCTCCAGGGGCTAAATTCTGTGAGAATTGTGGATATAATCTATCTCAACAAAACGTTCAACAAAAAAGTAGTACATAA
- a CDS encoding MBL fold metallo-hydrolase: MPCRGLHAVPAGPPEFPELATVYVICGDKLNVMIDAGVANSIMDSSFLDKLDLVILTHIHIDHIGLLKEIVNTYKNVKIMVKSGFKKYLTTDDGVKKLNASAQQTLGDLYYVYGEFEKVDQDRVIEVEGGERIDLGEGKIMELIYTPGHAKHHISVMVNDILFTGDSGGAYFNGYVIPTTPPPLDYENYVRSLKMQISLKPKVVGLAHGGLVSPNVLEEHLNQLLTRNVNVKIDIGGVAGEILRKQVEVNLRGLVNLK; this comes from the coding sequence ATGCCTTGTCGCGGACTTCACGCAGTACCTGCAGGACCTCCAGAATTTCCAGAATTAGCTACGGTTTACGTAATATGCGGTGACAAACTAAATGTTATGATAGATGCGGGAGTTGCTAACTCCATAATGGACTCCTCATTCTTAGATAAACTGGACTTAGTAATATTAACGCATATCCACATAGATCATATAGGGCTTCTAAAGGAAATAGTCAACACTTATAAAAACGTAAAAATAATGGTGAAGAGCGGTTTTAAGAAGTATTTAACTACTGACGATGGAGTTAAGAAACTTAACGCTAGTGCCCAGCAAACCTTAGGTGATCTATATTATGTTTACGGAGAGTTTGAAAAGGTTGACCAGGATAGGGTAATTGAAGTGGAAGGCGGGGAAAGGATAGATTTAGGTGAGGGAAAGATAATGGAACTTATTTATACACCTGGACACGCTAAACACCACATATCGGTAATGGTTAACGATATACTATTTACTGGAGATAGCGGAGGAGCTTATTTTAACGGTTATGTAATACCAACTACTCCTCCACCTTTAGATTATGAGAATTACGTGAGAAGTTTAAAGATGCAAATTTCACTTAAACCGAAAGTAGTGGGATTAGCACATGGGGGTTTAGTAAGTCCTAACGTTCTAGAAGAGCATTTAAATCAGCTATTAACGAGAAATGTTAATGTAAAGATAGACATTGGAGGTGTTGCAGGGGAGATATTAAGGAAACAGGTTGAGGTAAATTTAAGAGGACTCGTTAATTTAAAGTGA
- a CDS encoding ATP-binding protein gives MGIIIERIKLRLKCGTQIIIFVVPQFVDRERELKFLEDKYKEKGAQLIIIYGRRRVGKTELVKQFIKNKEAIYHLSTSDGITNNVNKLKEEFSNFLRKSYFRSLNVNIDDLLIYFGDEIGKRRVILVIDEFQYLIESDKSVISLFQRAWDEKLKDTGIFLILTGSSIGMMENEVLSKKSPLYGRRTGSWKVEELSFPNLFKFFPKKDIEELIKIWSITGGIPFYIIQLDPSKSVEENIREKIMRKGNILYDEPLFLLREEFREQRVYLSILRAISNGYSTLSQISQVTGIDRSNLTSYLERLEENGIIERVIPYGKKKGWYAIKDNFFDFWFKFIYNNLNYLEIDMVDEVMQRIDLNQYFSFKFEKLIRELIKSKLLKLPFEYNLVTLYSHKGEEVDVVAEGKDTIFLGEVKWEENVDPRPLLSKMRRIMNKIAENKKEYYGVFAKSFKRCDLPELLCYDLIKIREEILSFSGN, from the coding sequence GTGGGCATAATTATAGAGAGGATTAAGCTAAGATTAAAATGTGGTACCCAGATTATTATATTTGTGGTACCACAATTTGTCGATAGGGAAAGAGAGTTAAAATTTTTGGAGGATAAGTATAAAGAGAAGGGTGCCCAGTTAATAATAATCTACGGTAGGAGAAGAGTCGGCAAGACTGAATTAGTAAAACAATTTATTAAAAATAAGGAGGCAATTTACCATTTATCTACCTCTGACGGAATAACCAATAACGTTAATAAACTTAAAGAAGAATTCTCGAATTTCTTACGTAAATCCTACTTTAGATCTCTTAACGTTAATATCGACGATCTATTAATATATTTTGGAGACGAAATAGGTAAGAGGAGAGTAATCTTAGTTATAGATGAGTTCCAATATTTAATTGAGAGCGATAAAAGTGTTATTTCCCTTTTTCAGAGGGCATGGGATGAGAAACTGAAGGACACTGGGATTTTCTTAATATTAACCGGTTCCAGTATAGGGATGATGGAAAATGAAGTCTTATCCAAAAAATCACCACTTTACGGAAGAAGAACGGGAAGTTGGAAGGTTGAAGAGCTATCCTTCCCTAACTTGTTTAAATTCTTCCCGAAAAAGGATATAGAGGAGTTAATTAAAATATGGAGCATTACTGGAGGCATACCTTTTTATATAATTCAGTTAGATCCATCTAAATCAGTTGAGGAGAACATAAGGGAGAAGATAATGAGGAAGGGTAATATACTTTATGATGAACCCTTATTCCTTTTAAGGGAAGAATTCAGAGAGCAAAGGGTTTATCTAAGTATACTTAGGGCTATCTCTAACGGATATAGTACTTTATCACAAATCTCACAAGTAACGGGAATTGATAGAAGCAATCTCACATCTTATTTGGAAAGATTGGAAGAAAACGGAATAATCGAGAGAGTCATCCCTTACGGTAAGAAGAAAGGGTGGTATGCAATAAAGGATAACTTCTTCGACTTCTGGTTTAAATTCATATATAATAATCTTAACTATTTAGAGATTGATATGGTAGATGAGGTTATGCAGAGGATAGATTTAAACCAGTATTTCTCCTTTAAGTTTGAGAAATTGATAAGAGAGCTCATTAAAAGTAAGTTATTGAAGTTACCCTTTGAGTATAATTTAGTCACTTTATATTCTCATAAAGGAGAAGAGGTGGACGTAGTTGCAGAGGGGAAGGATACGATATTTTTAGGAGAGGTCAAATGGGAGGAAAACGTAGATCCCAGACCTTTGCTATCTAAAATGAGGAGGATAATGAATAAGATCGCTGAGAATAAGAAAGAGTATTATGGAGTTTTTGCGAAGTCCTTTAAGAGATGCGATTTACCAGAACTATTATGTTACGATCTTATTAAAATAAGGGAGGAGATCTTAAGTTTTAGCGGGAATTAA
- a CDS encoding MFS transporter gives MAKNLMIGWFGTFLQLLLRLSWGVIDLPIALLLHLNSVEMGFVATAFYIGYVTSSIPWGLIIDKIGPAKSMLISSFILIFLNLILFLSINSYLLLVIIYLIDGLVAAAIFPSAMKILAVSYGNKLTFYVALLESAGPITILFLSLIATILLNTWRLFYLFISIGFLTLVILTTKLNVKNVSSEVRKSFRIIFDKKITLATLVRLGELWSTWGTTTWIFSMLVLYRHISPEFSAAFLFLFGLGQLIGILTVERLSSILGDKRVILINLLGFIILTILVIFSTGFMIFPEAFLMGIFSFSYRPPTDSLIMKIAGESKAGTSIGYANAVSQIGTLIAPTFVGFVLYITHSFAFSMISLDIGCIISIICLFLL, from the coding sequence ATGGCTAAGAATTTAATGATAGGCTGGTTTGGTACTTTTCTACAATTACTACTGAGATTAAGTTGGGGGGTTATTGATCTCCCCATAGCGTTACTGCTTCACCTCAACTCAGTGGAAATGGGCTTCGTTGCAACGGCTTTTTACATTGGTTACGTTACGTCATCCATACCCTGGGGGTTAATCATAGATAAAATAGGACCGGCAAAGTCAATGCTGATATCCTCATTTATCTTAATCTTCCTTAACTTAATATTATTTTTATCTATTAATTCATATTTATTATTGGTTATAATATATTTAATAGACGGATTAGTAGCTGCTGCAATATTTCCATCTGCAATGAAAATCCTCGCGGTAAGTTACGGAAACAAATTAACGTTTTATGTGGCGTTATTAGAAAGTGCAGGTCCTATAACTATTTTATTCTTAAGTTTGATTGCTACGATATTACTAAACACTTGGAGATTATTTTACCTCTTTATCTCTATAGGTTTCTTAACGTTGGTTATTCTAACTACAAAATTAAATGTCAAAAATGTTTCAAGTGAGGTAAGGAAATCCTTCAGAATAATATTCGATAAAAAAATAACTTTAGCGACATTAGTTAGATTGGGAGAATTATGGTCAACGTGGGGAACTACAACGTGGATATTCTCTATGTTAGTCCTCTATAGGCACATTTCTCCTGAATTTTCTGCGGCCTTTCTATTCCTTTTCGGCTTAGGGCAATTAATTGGAATATTAACGGTTGAGAGACTTTCCTCAATTTTAGGGGATAAAAGAGTCATTCTAATCAACCTCTTAGGATTCATTATATTAACAATTCTGGTAATTTTTTCGACAGGATTTATGATATTCCCAGAAGCCTTCCTAATGGGTATATTTTCCTTTTCCTATAGACCTCCTACGGATTCGTTGATAATGAAAATAGCCGGGGAATCTAAGGCTGGGACATCAATAGGTTACGCGAATGCAGTATCTCAAATAGGAACTTTAATAGCTCCTACCTTCGTAGGTTTCGTACTTTACATAACGCACAGCTTCGCTTTCTCTATGATCTCCTTAGATATAGGTTGTATAATTTCCATAATCTGCCTCTTCCTTCTCTAA